A part of Salvelinus alpinus chromosome 5, SLU_Salpinus.1, whole genome shotgun sequence genomic DNA contains:
- the LOC139575716 gene encoding uncharacterized protein isoform X2, which produces MQSYDRAVKKKCLDLSEVGGADLRDSYADTTEETEEQDLGTCVSCEVLRKSLNDLQSRHDALQVEAVNLRMERDFYKENASQSSLFVDTFTDRDNQTHTVREVPSMAKQNGMNQQCTGMVEEPCLMGVEELCPVKVEEPCLMELNLHKTCSVKVEELCPVKVEGDYDQVLIKEEEQQVQIELCSPLASQDKVTHVSQDKPTQHNNIMKATRRPCLLAQDKPIQIVNTMSLTRVVAPRPPSQVTKDKPIQLAKTNDQCSVKVEESCFVKVEVNYDQMSIKEAEQQVQIEICSPLASQDKVTNVSRRLPIHVPKDKPIQLAKAVVESHLMTNHLPGSQTTAEPLQKTPLSAQRTPVAGKLIQRSITDTERDELLWLGYMKWNVRLPASTIRTAHKFQTPRATVQYLLHAVFSQCELATSNLKGIPALGLNKLDPDKISAIRQFVTTKFRRLDMRQCGKDWVKCRRQITSMLRNIRKEDRKMRGLSGNLCMIEKVLTDQSLPSQPSPPSFLSISQQHTAAFYSPTEEEEILCLES; this is translated from the coding sequence ATGCAGAGCTATGACAGGGCAGTGAAGAAGAAGTGCCTTGACCTGAGTGAGGTTGGAGGTGCTGACCTGAGGGACAGTTATGCTGACACCACAGAAGAAACTGAAGAGCAGGACCTGGGCACCTGTGTATCGTGTGAGGTCCTGAGGAAGTCCTTAAATGATTTGCAGTCCAGGCATGATGCTCTGCAAGTCGAAGCTGTCAATCTCAGGATGGAGAGAGACTTTTACAAAGAGAACGCATCTCAATCCTCTCTCTTTGTTGACACCTTTACAGACAGAGACAATCAAACGCATACAGTGAGAGAAGTGCCAAGCATGGCTAAACAAAATGGTATGAACCAGCAATGTACTGGGATGGTTGAGGAGCCATGTCTTATGGGGGTTGAGGAGCTTTGTCCTGTGAAGGTTGAGGAGCCATGTCTTATGGAGCTCAACCTCCATAAGACATGTTCTGTGAAGGTTGAGGAGCTTTGTCCTGTGAAGGTTGAGGGGGACTATGATCAAGTGTTGATTAAGGAAGAGGAACAACAGGTCCAAATAGAACTTTGTAGCCCCTTGGCTAGTCAGGACAAAGTGACCCATGTCTCCCAGGATAAACCTACCCAGCATAACAACATCATGAAGGCCACCAGGCGACCATGTCTGTTAGCTCAGGATAAACCCATCCAGATAGTCAACACAATGTCACTCACTAGAGTGGTAGCCCCCAGGCCCCCAAGTCAGGTAACCAAGGATAAACCTATCCAGCTTGCCAAAACCAACGACCAATGTTCAGTGAAGGTTGAGGAGTCATGTTTTGTGAAGGTTGAGGTGAACTATGATCAAATGTCAATTAAGGAAGCAGAGCAACAGGTCCAAATAGAAATCTGTAGCCCCTTGGCTAGTCAAGACAAAGTGACCAATGTCTCTCGCAGGCTGCCAATTCATGTCCCCAAGGATAAACCTATCCAGCTTGCCAAAGCCGTAGTAGAAAGCCACCTAATGACTAACCATCTGCCTGGCAGCCAAACCACTGCTGAGCCTTTGCAGAAGACTCCTCTGTCAGCTCAAAGGACACCTGTTGCAGGCAAACTAATTCAGAGAAGcataacagacacagagagggatgaGTTGCTTTGGCTGGGCTACATGAAGTGGAATGTGCGTCTTCCTGCAAGCACAATTAGAACTGCACACAAGTTTCAGACGCCTAGGGCAACAGTGCAATACCTTCTACACGCGGTCTTCTCCCAATGTGAACTCGCCACCAGCAATCTCAAGGGCATTCCTGCACTGGGCCTTAACAAACTGGACCCGGACAAAATTTCTGCCATAAGACAGTTTGTCACCACCAAGTTTCGCCGTTTAGACATGCGTCAATGTGGTAAAGACTGGGTAAAGTGCCGGCGCCAGATAACCAGCATGCTCAGGAACATTCGGAAGGAGGACAGGAAGATGAGGGGGCTCTCAGGAAACCTTTGTATGATAGAGAAGGTGTTAACGGATCAGAGTTTGCCCAGTCAGCCATCGCCTCCCTCATTCCTCTCGATCTCCCAACAGCACACAGCTGCCTTCTACAGCCCAACAGAAGAAGAAGAGATCCTCTGTCTGGAGAGTTAG
- the LOC139575716 gene encoding uncharacterized protein isoform X1, with translation MQCCVWGCKAQYRKGGGLGFFRFPTGQNEIAQSQRKTWIQMVKREDPEPDLPSRVSGKLVLQMGNDWHPTTSSRICGRHFVLKKPNLHPDHPDFAPSLFLRPEDYALSPNTAQTEGKRNMQSYDRAVKKKCLDLSEVGGADLRDSYADTTEETEEQDLGTCVSCEVLRKSLNDLQSRHDALQVEAVNLRMERDFYKENASQSSLFVDTFTDRDNQTHTVREVPSMAKQNGMNQQCTGMVEEPCLMGVEELCPVKVEEPCLMELNLHKTCSVKVEELCPVKVEGDYDQVLIKEEEQQVQIELCSPLASQDKVTHVSQDKPTQHNNIMKATRRPCLLAQDKPIQIVNTMSLTRVVAPRPPSQVTKDKPIQLAKTNDQCSVKVEESCFVKVEVNYDQMSIKEAEQQVQIEICSPLASQDKVTNVSRRLPIHVPKDKPIQLAKAVVESHLMTNHLPGSQTTAEPLQKTPLSAQRTPVAGKLIQRSITDTERDELLWLGYMKWNVRLPASTIRTAHKFQTPRATVQYLLHAVFSQCELATSNLKGIPALGLNKLDPDKISAIRQFVTTKFRRLDMRQCGKDWVKCRRQITSMLRNIRKEDRKMRGLSGNLCMIEKVLTDQSLPSQPSPPSFLSISQQHTAAFYSPTEEEEILCLES, from the exons ATGCAATGTTGTGTTTGGGGGTGCAAGGCCCAATATCGGAAAGGAGGAGGGTTAGGGTTTTTCCGATTCCCTACTGGACAGAACGAAATTGCTCAAAGTCAGAGGAAAACTTGGATACAAATGGTGAAGAGAGAAGACCCCGAACCAGATCTGCCTTCCCGTGTGAGTGGTAAATTGGTACTCCAAATGGGAAACGACTGGCACCCTACTACCTCCTCTCGCATTTGTGGGAGGCACTTTGTTTTAA AGAAACCAAACCTACATCCGGACCACCCTGACTTTGCCCCATCCCTCTTCCTTCGCCCAGAGGACTATGCCTTGAGTCCTAACACAGCTCAGACAGAAGGGAAAAGAAACATGCAGAGCTATGACAGGGCAGTGAAGAAGAAGTGCCTTGACCTGAGTGAGGTTGGAGGTGCTGACCTGAGGGACAGTTATGCTGACACCACAGAAGAAACTGAAGAGCAGGACCTGGGCACCTGTGTATCGTGTGAGGTCCTGAGGAAGTCCTTAAATGATTTGCAGTCCAGGCATGATGCTCTGCAAGTCGAAGCTGTCAATCTCAGGATGGAGAGAGACTTTTACAAAGAGAACGCATCTCAATCCTCTCTCTTTGTTGACACCTTTACAGACAGAGACAATCAAACGCATACAGTGAGAGAAGTGCCAAGCATGGCTAAACAAAATGGTATGAACCAGCAATGTACTGGGATGGTTGAGGAGCCATGTCTTATGGGGGTTGAGGAGCTTTGTCCTGTGAAGGTTGAGGAGCCATGTCTTATGGAGCTCAACCTCCATAAGACATGTTCTGTGAAGGTTGAGGAGCTTTGTCCTGTGAAGGTTGAGGGGGACTATGATCAAGTGTTGATTAAGGAAGAGGAACAACAGGTCCAAATAGAACTTTGTAGCCCCTTGGCTAGTCAGGACAAAGTGACCCATGTCTCCCAGGATAAACCTACCCAGCATAACAACATCATGAAGGCCACCAGGCGACCATGTCTGTTAGCTCAGGATAAACCCATCCAGATAGTCAACACAATGTCACTCACTAGAGTGGTAGCCCCCAGGCCCCCAAGTCAGGTAACCAAGGATAAACCTATCCAGCTTGCCAAAACCAACGACCAATGTTCAGTGAAGGTTGAGGAGTCATGTTTTGTGAAGGTTGAGGTGAACTATGATCAAATGTCAATTAAGGAAGCAGAGCAACAGGTCCAAATAGAAATCTGTAGCCCCTTGGCTAGTCAAGACAAAGTGACCAATGTCTCTCGCAGGCTGCCAATTCATGTCCCCAAGGATAAACCTATCCAGCTTGCCAAAGCCGTAGTAGAAAGCCACCTAATGACTAACCATCTGCCTGGCAGCCAAACCACTGCTGAGCCTTTGCAGAAGACTCCTCTGTCAGCTCAAAGGACACCTGTTGCAGGCAAACTAATTCAGAGAAGcataacagacacagagagggatgaGTTGCTTTGGCTGGGCTACATGAAGTGGAATGTGCGTCTTCCTGCAAGCACAATTAGAACTGCACACAAGTTTCAGACGCCTAGGGCAACAGTGCAATACCTTCTACACGCGGTCTTCTCCCAATGTGAACTCGCCACCAGCAATCTCAAGGGCATTCCTGCACTGGGCCTTAACAAACTGGACCCGGACAAAATTTCTGCCATAAGACAGTTTGTCACCACCAAGTTTCGCCGTTTAGACATGCGTCAATGTGGTAAAGACTGGGTAAAGTGCCGGCGCCAGATAACCAGCATGCTCAGGAACATTCGGAAGGAGGACAGGAAGATGAGGGGGCTCTCAGGAAACCTTTGTATGATAGAGAAGGTGTTAACGGATCAGAGTTTGCCCAGTCAGCCATCGCCTCCCTCATTCCTCTCGATCTCCCAACAGCACACAGCTGCCTTCTACAGCCCAACAGAAGAAGAAGAGATCCTCTGTCTGGAGAGTTAG